The Sulfurimonas sp. genome includes the window AAGCAATTTTAAGCCGTATAACGGAAATGCTCAGTCCGACATGCAGTCAAAAGCTACTTGATCCCGTCGAAACCAGGTCAGCCCCATATATTCGAAGTATAACATATAGTTTGTAAAAATATGACTATTATTTTTTGAATTTGTCCTAGTCCTCTAGTAGAGGCACTAGTTAGGACAATCTTTTAAGTACGAAATGTTTCAAGTTTTGAATTAAGCTCATTTGTCAGTGTATTTAAATGTTCAGCTGCCGAAGCAATTTCTTCAACACTTCTAGCATTTGTAGATGAGAGTACGTTTATTTTTTCTACTTTACCTACAATTACTTTTACATTCTTACCAGTATTTTCAAAGTCTTTTACAGTTCTATCACTTGCATCAACTGCTTCATTCACTATAACAACTGTTGAGTTGATTCTATCTTCAACTGTTTGTGCGATATTTGCAAGTTTTTGTATCTCATTTGAATTTGCACTCATTTGAGTAGAAGCGTCACTGATAGATTGAACAACAACATTTATAGTTGCATTTATCTCTGCTAATGTTTTTTGAGTTCTCTCAGCCAGTTTTCTAACTTCATCTGCAACAACTGCAAAACCTCTTCCGTGTTCTCCCGCCCTTGCAGCTTCTATAGCAGCATTTAAAGCAAGTAAATTAGTTTGATCTGCTATATCTCCTATGATAACTAACACATTTTTGACTTCTTCTGCATCTTTTGAAAGAGTTTCCATATTTTGGGAGAGTTCCGCCTCTGTTTGTGCAGTGATTTGAACTTTTGATGTTAAAGATATGATGTCATTTCTTGCAGTTCCTAGATTTTCATTCGCTTCAACAATATCATTTTTAGATTTTTGAGCATCAGAAATGGCATTTGTTATTTCATCTTGAACTGATTTTGCTTGGACTGTTGCTTCTTCTACTATGGTAACAGAATTTTCAACATTATTTCCAACACTTACGGCAGTAGTTGAAAGCTCATGAGATATGGAAGAATTTTCAGTAGAAGAATTTTTAGCAGTAGCTATTAGTTCTTGTAATGAGTTAAGTAAAGTATTGAGGCTTTTACCCATATCCATAATCTCTTGTGGAGCGTTTATGTCTACTCTTTGCTTTAAATCATGATTAGAAGAGATTTCAAGTATCTTTATTTTAAATGCATCTAATGGTTTAATAATACTTATTGAGATAACAAAAAATGCAATAGCAATAACAATGAGTAAAATAATGGAAGCACCTATAATAAGAGTATTCCTAATATTATTTGGAGTTATTAAAACTTCTGCTTCATCTATTTCACTTAATATTGCCCAATTTAAATCTTGGCCTACTTTAATTGGAGCATAAGAAGATAACACAGGATTACCATTATAGTCCATAATTACTTTTGTGTCTTTTTGACCACTTAAGGCATTTCTACTTGCTTGTGTATCACAACTACCTGTAGTTGGATTGGCGAATGAAGCTTGTAAAGAGTGAGCTTTAGGGTCTAAGAAGCTATCGCTTCTCATAAGCTTATCTTGACCGACTAAATAATCTTCTTGAGAGTATCCGTAACCACTTCTAAATTGCATGATTTTATTTATCGCAGCATCTGAGATTTGAAATACTAAAATTCCTTCTAATTGTCCATCTTTATCAAGTACAGGAGCACCTAAAAACATAGCTGGAGCACCATTGCTTGGGGCATAAGGTTTCATGTCTACAAATACAGCTCTTTTTAGCTCTTTTACTTTTTTAAATATTTCTGCAAGTCCACTATTTTTTAAACTTCCTGTTATAAGATTTTTACCATAATCAGATTCTTTTGCTACTGTATAGATAACATGACCATCTTCTGGATCAATCAAAAATAAATCATAATAACCATATTCTTTTATATATTTATTAAAGAACTTTTCATGTGGAGCTGTTGCTTTTTTAACTTCTGGGTTAGTTATAGGAAAGGCACCTTGTGGATCTATAAATAGCTTATTATCTAAGCTAGTTAAACTATTCACTAAAGCTTTTACATTATCGCTCTGTACAATTATATTTATATCACCAATTCTTTCTCTAAAGAAGTTTTGAATCTGTTCAGCTTTAGAATCCCTTGCTGAGGTTAAGCTACTGTAACTTTTTTCCATTAAAGCGTCTTTGCTTTTAGCAATTGAAACAAAGGTCAGGATTGTAGATAAAGTAATTAAAGAAATAATTACGAGGGTCAAAACTTGTGTTCTTATAGATAGGTTCTTCATATTGTAGTCTCCAAATTAAAATATATTTTATTATAGCGAAGAATTTCTTTAAACTTAAATCATTTATAGTGTAAACTTGTTCTAAACAATACTAGGAATATATATGAGAGTCATAATCGTTGGTGGTGGCATCGTTGCTGTGTATTTAGCAAATAACTTAAAACGACTTAGTTCGCATTTAGAAATTACTATCTTAAGTGATGAAAAGTATTTGCCTTATGACAGGATTCATCTTTGTCGTTTAATAGATGGCTCACAAATAACTTCGGATATTTCTTTAACTCTTGACCCTATGGTAAAAGTAGAGTTAAATCAAAAGATAATTAAGATAGATAAAAAAGCTAAACGAGTATTTTCTCATAATTCAATGTTTACTTATGACAAACTTATCATGGCAACAGGCTCACTTCCTATCTCATTATTTAATAATGAGGGTATTTCAAATGTAGCCATTTTTAGAAGTGCAGATGATTGTACTCTCATAAAAGATGGCATAAAGAGTAGGGAAGTTGTTATAGTTGGTAGTGGTCCGATTTCTCTTGAGCTTTTAGAAACTCTAAGCAAGATGCCAAATGTCTTAAAAATCACATTACTCATACGAGCTAAGCATCTATACTCTAAACATCTAAGCATAGATGCTATAAAAATCATACAAGACTGTTATATAAGTAGTGGAAAAATCAACATATCTTATGAAGATGAGATAGTTGATAAAGTTATAACAAATGGTGAAGTCACACTTCTTAAAACTAAAAAACTAAATATACGAAACCCTTTTATTATATTTGGTATTGGGATTAAACCAAATATACAAGAGTTTAGAGATGAGCTTAGGTGTAACAGAGGTATCTTAACAAACAGGTATATGCAAAGTGAAGATGAAAATATATATGCTGTTGGTGAATGTGCTGAGGTAGAAAAGTTTGGCTTTGTTGCTGGACATGTTAAAGAGTGTACTTCTCAAGCTGATTGTGCGATTTCACATATTTTACAAAGAGAAGTCAAAGAGTTTGAACTTGAAGTTAGCATAGATATGTTAAAAGTTGGAGAGTTTGATTTGGTAGAAGTTAACTCTGCTAAGTTTACAAATGAGTATGAAAAGATACTGATAAGTTCTAAAAAAGACAATAGAATTGATGAATATTTTGTAAATGATGATAAATTAACAAGGTTTATAGGAATAAACTCAAATGTAGATATTGCATATATACAAACTCTCATAGATAGTGGTGAAAAAGTTGATATTAACTATCTTTATGAGAACAGACTAATTGGTGAGAGGGGAAGACTTGTTTGTAGTTGTGAGCATGTATATGTCCTAGATTTAGTAGATATAGTAAAACAAACAGGAATCACTTCCTTTGGAGAGCTTTCAGACTTTAGTGAGGCTGGACGAGTTTGTGGTAGATGTAAAATAATGGTTCAAGATATTATAAAAGAATCTCAACATTTAATAGACCCAAATATGCTACGAAAAACTCCAGAGGATTTAAAAAGAGAAAAAGAGATAGCTAAAGTTCAAAAACGACTAGATAAGTTTAATGCACTAAATCCCATAAATAAATTGACTACAAAAAATTTAGAAGCAGCCATTAGTTCTATTGATATTGCAAAGTCAGAAGTAAATAGTTGGGTGTCAATGGTAACAGCAAATATGCAACTGCATCCAAATTTTGAACAGGTTGTAGATGCTGGAGTGACAATGCTTAATAAGATTCCTATTATTTGGTTAGAGTTAAGTGATTGTAGTGGAAATTCAGAAGCATTTATAAAATCAGCAAACCCAAGCATAGAAGAGCTGATATTTGATTATATCTCACTTGATTATCATGAACTTTTGATGAGTGCAAGTGGTGAGCAGAGTGAAACAATTTTACAAGATATAGTTAAAAATCAAAAGGGTGAGTATATTTTAATAGTAGAAGGTGCTGTTCCTTTAGCAATGGATGGAAAGTTTTTAAGAATAGGTCCAGATGCTAAAACAGGCATAGAACTTTTACGAGAGTGTGCTAAAGATGCTGCGTTAGTGTTAGCTGTTGGAAGTTGTGCTTTAGATGGAGGCATCGTAGCTGCCGCGCCAAACCCAACAGGAGCAGTCGGAGTAAGTGAAGCTCTAAAAAGAGATGACATCATAAACCTTCCTGGATGTCCTGTAAACCCAACAAATATAGTGGGAACATTATTATCCTACATAATGTTTGAAGAGTTGCCAGTTTTAGATAAGTTTAACCGACCTTTATGGGTTTATGAAGGTAGAGTTCATGACAACTGTGAGAGAAGAGGTCACTATGAACTAGGAGAGTTTGTAGAGGAGTGGGGAGATGAAGGTGCAAAAAAAGGTTACTGTCTTTTTGAGATGGGATGTAAAGGCCCTTATGCAAATGTAAACTGCCCAACTATGAAGTTTAACCAAGGTACGAGTTGGTCTGTTCAAGCAGGTCACGGCTGTATGGCATGTACAGAGATGGGCTTTGTCGATAAGTTTGCAAATGAGCGAGTTTACAAAGAGGATGAAGAGTAATGAAAAAAATTGTAATAGACCCCATAACAAGAATAGAAGGGCATCTAAGAGTTGAAGTAGAAGTTGATGAAGATGGCGTAGTTCAAGACGCATTTGTAAGTGGACAACTTTTTCGTGGAATAGAGATGATTTTAAAAAATCGTGACCCTAGAGATGCGGGACTATTAGCTGGAAGAATTTGTGGTGTTTGTACAAACTCTCATTTTCGTGCAGCTGTTAGTAGTGTTGAAGATGCTTACTCTCTAAAACTTCCTAAAAATGCCGAAATTATTCGTGACTTGATGGCGATGGCTCTTTTCATTCAAGACCATGTTGTTCATTTTTATCATCTTCATTCATTGGACTTTGTGGATATTACATCCGCTTTAAGTGCAGATGCAAAACTAACCTCAAAAGAAGCACTCAAGTATCACGATAAGCCATTTAGAAATTCTCACTCACATTATGATGCTGTTTTAGATAAGTTGACTAAGTTTGTAGATGCTGGAAAACTTGGACCATTTGCAAATGCTTACTGGGGACATAGTTCATATAAATTAACACCAGAGCAAAATCTTATTATGATTTCACATTATTTTGAAGCTTTAAAATTTCAAACAAAAATCAGTAAGGCAGTAGCTATTTTTGGTGGTAAAACTCCACATCCACAAAGTATAGTTGTTGGAGGAATTACAAGTGTAGCTGACATGTTAAATCCACAAAGACTTAATGATTATCTATTTATAATTAAAGAAGCTAAGGAGTTTATAGATAGAGCGTATTTACCAGATGCTAAACTTTTAACTATCGCTTATAGAGATGAGATAAAAGCAGCAGACGGTAGAGCAAATGGTAACTTTTTATCTGTAGGTGGTTATGAGTTTGACGATAAAAGTTTGTTTAGTTCTGGTGTGATTTATAATCATGATTTTGAAAATATTTCAGAGTTTAATGAAAGTAAAATTACCGAAGAAATAGACCGAGCTTGGTATAAAAATAAACCGCTTGATAATGAAGTAGAATATACAGACTTAAATCCAGATGCTACTTTAAAAACGGCAAAAAATGATGATAAATACTCATGGATAAAAGCTCCTAGATATGACGGTAAAGTTATGGAAACAGGACCATTGGCTAGAGTAATTATAAGTTATAAAAAAGACAACACTCTTATAAAATCTTTTGTAGATGAGTTTTTAGCATCTACAGACTTGGAACTTATGGACTTATCTTCTAGTGTTGGACGAAATGCAGCAAGAGCGATTGAAACCACTTATATTTGTGAATATATTTTTAAATTGGTTTCAAACTTGATACAAAATATAAAATATTATGACACAGAAACTTGGGTAAAATTTGATTTTGATTCTATGAAAAAAGAGACAAAAGGTAGAGCATTTTTTGAAGTACCAAGAGGTACTCTGTCTCATTTTGTAAATATCAAAGATGCTAAGATTGAAAACTTCTCAGTAATTGCTCCAACAACATGGAATGCAACTCCTAAAAACTTTGATGGAGTTAGAGGAGCTTATGAGGAAGCTTTGGTTGGCTTAAAGATACAAGACACTTCCAAACCACTAGAGGTTTTAAGAGTTCTTCATTCATTTGACCCATGTTTAGCATGTGCAGTGCATGTTATGGACTTTGGTAGTGCAAATTTAAATAAGTTTAAGGTTTAGAATTGGTAAGAAAAAATGATTAATATATATGTAGATGGTGATGCTTTCCCAAATCTTCTAAAGCCGATTTTATATCGAGCCATTAAAAGACTAAAAATATATACTTTTGTTATAGCCAATAAAAAAATAAATATTGGTAAAAGTGATTTTATAAGTTACCTGATAGTAGATGCAGGAGCTGATGAGGCAGATGATAAAATAGTAGAAATGCTTAAAAAAGGTGATTTAGTAATTACTGCGGATATTCCACTTGCAGATAGAGTTATCACAAAAAATGCTCATGCAATAGACCATAGAGGTGAACTATATAGTGTAGACAATATAAAGCAATACCTTGCCATGAGAGATTTGATGGCACAGATAAGGGATAGTGGAGAGCTTACAAAAGGACCAAAACCATTTAACACAAAAGATGCACAACAGTTTGCAAATCAATTAAACTCTTTTTTAAGCAAATTAAATAAGGTTAAGCATTCTCCCAGTTTTTAGTTACAATCTCTTACTTTTATTTCCCCTCCCCAATCAAATGTATCTTTAGCCCATTTGATGGTACTTTCATTATCATCCCAAGTGAAAACAGTATCAGAGTTAAAAAAAATAATGTCCCCCTTATTTTCAAAACTGCATCTTTTTAATGTAGCTTTAAAAAAGCTCTTTTCATCTACAAGATATATTTGATGAGTACAACTGTTAGCTAAACAGCTCTCTTGAGTAAAAAATAACAATTTTCCTGAAGGTGATTTTGAAAATTCTTGCGCATTTGAACCAAATACCATAAAAATAAATAAAATAAAATGAGTGGCTAATACCAATATAAAAATAAGTATAATTCCACTCTTCTTCCAAATATTTTTTTTAATTTTTATAGTGAGTTGTTTCATTCTTTTTATTTGATAAAAGCGAAGCAATAAAGGAAAAAATAGATTAAAAGGAAGCAATAGTATGACAAGTTCAGTAAAAATATAAGATTGCATCACAAAAGGCATTAAACCGACAAAAAAACTTATTATTATACTAAGAATAAGTCCTAAAAAAAGACTTCTCAATAGTCGTCGTGTTAAATTAAAACTTATATACCAAAACAAGAAACTTACTATAAAAGAAAAAATACCTATTGAGGTCAAATCCACTTTGGGTTCTATTTCCCAAAAGACCCAACAAATATATATAAAGTAAATACTTGAAAATTGTAAAGCATTCTTAAAGCGAAGAGTCAAAGCATGTCCTTCTAGTTTTTTTTTAATATAGCCAATTCAAGTTTAAAATGCAACATTCTTAATAAACAGATTGTATTAAGAGTAAACAGTTACAATCATTAAAACTATTTATTTTAAAAACTAGAGGGACTAAAATGGCAGGAGCTAGTATTGTAATTGAAGATGGTGTAATATTGTGTGCACATGGTGGAAAGGTTGTTTTAAAATCTAGTGTAGCTAACCATGTTATAGCTGGAAAAAAACCTCTTCATAATATAGACATTATCGGTGCAGCAATCTCAGGATGTCCTCATAGAGTCTCAAAAGGTGGACAGTGTACTAAAGTTGCTTCTATCAGTTCTGCTACTACAGAGTCAAATGTAACCTCACAGGGAAAAAACTACCTACTACGAGTAGATGGATGTAAAACTGACAAAGGAGCCGCTCTTGTCTTAGCTAGTCCAGGACAAACACAGAGTAAAATAGGTGTAAAGTCTGGAGGAAGTGCTGCAAATATCATTACTAAAGAACTTGAAACTGCAAAAGTAGATACTAAAGAAAATATAAAAAAAGAGAAATATCAAATTTATCCACTAAGACTAAGTGGGGAGTACATAAGAGCACTAAGAGGAGCAAGAGACTTTAGAGTTCTTAAAGACTATTATCAAACAAATACTAGTGACTATACTCAAGATAAAGTTGTCACAAAAACCGATGCTTATTTATATGTTACAGATGCTATTAAAACTACAGAGTATAAGGTTATAAATAGAGGTGACTATTCTAACCCTAAGGTTGAGAAGGTACAGTTTAAAGATACAGATACACAAGTAATTCGTAAATATATACCCTGCTATGAAGAAGATGGAAAACTTGAAATCATCTACTCAAATGTAAAACTCACTAAAGAGCAACTGAGTAAGTTCACTCCAGTTTCTGTAACACTTACTGATAAAAAGAATCTTCATTGTATAAACCATAAAGATTATTCAAAGTCCATAAAACATACAAATAAAGAGATGAAAGATATTTTAATCTCAAACAAAGAAGCTAAAAAACTAAACAAGTCACACTTAAACATAGTAGTTGAAATAGATGACCCTATCGGTGAAATAGAAGATTTGTATGAAGAGCTAGAATGTTCTTTTCATACTGCTTATGCACATAACAAACCTTTAATAGACAGGATTAAACAACGCAATGCTTATGCCTATAGCGTAGCAAACTTTATGGATGAACTTGAAGTAAACTCAAACGAGAAACAAGAAAGAAAAAAGACAAAGAAAAAACTCCAAAAGGCTTACTATACTTTAGTTGAAGGGATGAAAGAAGATTTTATACCTTATATTATAGATACTTGTAAAGATAGAGGTTTTTCATGGAGCATCAAAGATAGTAATGCTTCTTTTATAAGACTTAATATTTTTGTTGAACATGATGTAGCTATGAGTTACTTAAATGAAGTAAAACTAAATGCTTCGTTTTTACTCAACACACAACATAACTATAATACCTTTGATGGGAGAAAAATAGAGCATCTTAATGAAAAATGTATCATTGAAAGTAAAAGTCATGACTATTTGTGTTTAGGTGTAAGAGCACATATCAATGGTAGTAAAACATCACACAAGTATGAGATGAGTACTAGAGAGAGTTATACAGAGATAACAGCATTAACACTTTTTAGTCTCTACTTTAGTGGTAAACATAATGATGCTATCGGTACTAAATATAAAGATGCTATAGAAGAGTTTCATTATAATTTAAAGAAGCTATCTGCTCATCCAGAGTTTGATGAAGATATTCAAGAAGAGATTAATGATAAGCTTAAAGACAGTCCTTACACTAAACTCTTTAAAGATAAAAATGGTGACCGTACTGATAACTTCATTGATGATTATGAAAACTTAGAGACTATAGCTAAAGACTGCGCTTTTGAGTGGGAAGGAAATGATAAGACACAGCTTTTAAAGTTTGCTACTTTAATCCCCGCAAAAGAGACCTTTGAGTTTTTTTACGAAATCCCAAAACATAGAGAATCCCCTCAAAATCTAAGTGAAACACTCTCCAAAGAACTTAAAAGTTCACAGCTCAAAGAACTACTAGAAAAGTACAGTAGTCTAAAAGATACAAGTTTAGAGAGAATAGGCCTACTTTTAAATATAGCTTACTCACTTACTGCAAGTAGAACTATGTTTGATGAAGAAGTAAATCAAACTTCTCCTTTTAATACAAAGAGTGCAGTTATGGACTTTTTAATCTCCATCTCAAAAAAACTTCAAGTACTCAAAGCAGATGAACATGAAAAGCTTTATAAAGAGGATATATTTCAACTTTATCATAAAAGCTTACACAGTTTAATCCTTCACTCACTTGTTAAAGGAAGCTATAACGAAAAAGAGTTTTTAAGCCGTCAAGATAATGTAACGAAAAAATTTCTTGATGTCATAGCTCCAGAGACAGCAAAAGAGTACCAACTAGATTTAACAAAACTAGATGATGGAAGTATAGACAAAAACCTAGAAGTCAAAAAAACTCATGAAAAACTATTTGCACAGTTAAAAGCACTAGATGGGATAACTAGTCAGATTCATGCGGCTGAGGATAAGCAGAGCAAAAATAAAAAAGCTGATGATGGACTTACGACCAAAGTGCAAAAGACTACTATTATTAAACAACTTAGAAACTCCCAACCCTATAAAATAACCATCCCAGCCCTAAAAGGACTAAGTTTCTTTGTAGCTCTCTATCAAACAGGTAAGATACTCAAAGATTACCAAAAAATGACCTTAAGCTCACTCCTAGAACTTTCAGTCTCCATCAATGTCTTATCTAAGATTACAGGAGAAGCCGCACAAGCAACTAAGTTATTATCCTCCAAGGCAATAGCATATAATATGTTTAAAGCTATGAAAGAGGAAAAGCTTGTTTTTCAAAAAGTACTTACTAAACTTGCTATCCCTATTGTTATCTTTGGGGCTTACCATGAGATAGCTTCTTTGAATGATAAAGATTATGATGCAGTTGTTGCTCTCAGTGTTAAAACGGGGCTTACCATAGCTTTAATGCTCTTTGCCTCAGGTATAGGAGAAATCTTGATTATAGGTATAGCTATTGAGCTTATTTGGATGTCGATATCAAGCTATATTATTGATACTAATGTCGAAGTTATGATAGAGAAATCTCTCTTTTACCAAAATGGGCGTAAACCTTATATCTTAGAGAGTTTAAGTAGTGATACTAAAGAGTATCTTTATAAAGATAATTCTAAAAGTATTAAAGAAATTCCTTTTATGCAAAAACCTAAAGATATGAGAGACTTTATCTATGCAAACTATAGTTCTCATAAAAAAGAGTTTAATGCTGCGTTTAGTTATGAGCTAAGTTCTTTTTATGCCACTTTAAAAGGGGTGAATATTGAAAAATCTGGG containing:
- a CDS encoding methyl-accepting chemotaxis protein; this translates as MEKSYSSLTSARDSKAEQIQNFFRERIGDINIIVQSDNVKALVNSLTSLDNKLFIDPQGAFPITNPEVKKATAPHEKFFNKYIKEYGYYDLFLIDPEDGHVIYTVAKESDYGKNLITGSLKNSGLAEIFKKVKELKRAVFVDMKPYAPSNGAPAMFLGAPVLDKDGQLEGILVFQISDAAINKIMQFRSGYGYSQEDYLVGQDKLMRSDSFLDPKAHSLQASFANPTTGSCDTQASRNALSGQKDTKVIMDYNGNPVLSSYAPIKVGQDLNWAILSEIDEAEVLITPNNIRNTLIIGASIILLIVIAIAFFVISISIIKPLDAFKIKILEISSNHDLKQRVDINAPQEIMDMGKSLNTLLNSLQELIATAKNSSTENSSISHELSTTAVSVGNNVENSVTIVEEATVQAKSVQDEITNAISDAQKSKNDIVEANENLGTARNDIISLTSKVQITAQTEAELSQNMETLSKDAEEVKNVLVIIGDIADQTNLLALNAAIEAARAGEHGRGFAVVADEVRKLAERTQKTLAEINATINVVVQSISDASTQMSANSNEIQKLANIAQTVEDRINSTVVIVNEAVDASDRTVKDFENTGKNVKVIVGKVEKINVLSSTNARSVEEIASAAEHLNTLTNELNSKLETFRT
- a CDS encoding hydrogenase small subunit; translated protein: MRVIIVGGGIVAVYLANNLKRLSSHLEITILSDEKYLPYDRIHLCRLIDGSQITSDISLTLDPMVKVELNQKIIKIDKKAKRVFSHNSMFTYDKLIMATGSLPISLFNNEGISNVAIFRSADDCTLIKDGIKSREVVIVGSGPISLELLETLSKMPNVLKITLLIRAKHLYSKHLSIDAIKIIQDCYISSGKINISYEDEIVDKVITNGEVTLLKTKKLNIRNPFIIFGIGIKPNIQEFRDELRCNRGILTNRYMQSEDENIYAVGECAEVEKFGFVAGHVKECTSQADCAISHILQREVKEFELEVSIDMLKVGEFDLVEVNSAKFTNEYEKILISSKKDNRIDEYFVNDDKLTRFIGINSNVDIAYIQTLIDSGEKVDINYLYENRLIGERGRLVCSCEHVYVLDLVDIVKQTGITSFGELSDFSEAGRVCGRCKIMVQDIIKESQHLIDPNMLRKTPEDLKREKEIAKVQKRLDKFNALNPINKLTTKNLEAAISSIDIAKSEVNSWVSMVTANMQLHPNFEQVVDAGVTMLNKIPIIWLELSDCSGNSEAFIKSANPSIEELIFDYISLDYHELLMSASGEQSETILQDIVKNQKGEYILIVEGAVPLAMDGKFLRIGPDAKTGIELLRECAKDAALVLAVGSCALDGGIVAAAPNPTGAVGVSEALKRDDIINLPGCPVNPTNIVGTLLSYIMFEELPVLDKFNRPLWVYEGRVHDNCERRGHYELGEFVEEWGDEGAKKGYCLFEMGCKGPYANVNCPTMKFNQGTSWSVQAGHGCMACTEMGFVDKFANERVYKEDEE
- a CDS encoding nickel-dependent hydrogenase large subunit, whose protein sequence is MKKIVIDPITRIEGHLRVEVEVDEDGVVQDAFVSGQLFRGIEMILKNRDPRDAGLLAGRICGVCTNSHFRAAVSSVEDAYSLKLPKNAEIIRDLMAMALFIQDHVVHFYHLHSLDFVDITSALSADAKLTSKEALKYHDKPFRNSHSHYDAVLDKLTKFVDAGKLGPFANAYWGHSSYKLTPEQNLIMISHYFEALKFQTKISKAVAIFGGKTPHPQSIVVGGITSVADMLNPQRLNDYLFIIKEAKEFIDRAYLPDAKLLTIAYRDEIKAADGRANGNFLSVGGYEFDDKSLFSSGVIYNHDFENISEFNESKITEEIDRAWYKNKPLDNEVEYTDLNPDATLKTAKNDDKYSWIKAPRYDGKVMETGPLARVIISYKKDNTLIKSFVDEFLASTDLELMDLSSSVGRNAARAIETTYICEYIFKLVSNLIQNIKYYDTETWVKFDFDSMKKETKGRAFFEVPRGTLSHFVNIKDAKIENFSVIAPTTWNATPKNFDGVRGAYEEALVGLKIQDTSKPLEVLRVLHSFDPCLACAVHVMDFGSANLNKFKV
- a CDS encoding YaiI/YqxD family protein, giving the protein MINIYVDGDAFPNLLKPILYRAIKRLKIYTFVIANKKINIGKSDFISYLIVDAGADEADDKIVEMLKKGDLVITADIPLADRVITKNAHAIDHRGELYSVDNIKQYLAMRDLMAQIRDSGELTKGPKPFNTKDAQQFANQLNSFLSKLNKVKHSPSF